One window of Bacillota bacterium genomic DNA carries:
- a CDS encoding aminopeptidase — MQAKYADSQRLEQLIRRLAPLYGPSGREEAVRAAVIDLVKPLADEVTVDALGNVIARRRGAGGPAARRVMVAAHMDEIGVIVTHIDDNGFLRFAPVGGVGPATLLGQQVVFDNGVVGAVGIEKVEGPKDIHLDKLFIDIGASSKQEAEKYVRVGSCAAYLRDVAKAGSRLIGKAMDDRVGCAVAIEALHQLKDDPGPNDVYFVFTVQEEVGLRGARTSAYAVEPDVAIAVDVTATGDTPNGQRLNMKLGGGVAIKVKDGSLITHRGLRELLVQCAEEEGIPYQMEVLPSGGTDAGAIHVTRTGVPSGVLSIPTRYLHTPAEMVDLADVAATADLLTAALRRELNVGASG, encoded by the coding sequence CAGCCAACGACTGGAGCAGCTCATCCGGCGGCTGGCGCCGCTGTACGGCCCCTCCGGCCGCGAGGAAGCGGTGCGCGCCGCCGTCATCGACCTGGTGAAGCCTCTGGCGGACGAAGTGACGGTGGACGCGCTGGGCAACGTCATCGCCCGGCGCCGCGGCGCGGGCGGACCGGCGGCCCGCCGCGTCATGGTCGCCGCCCACATGGACGAAATCGGCGTCATCGTCACCCACATCGACGACAACGGCTTCCTGCGCTTCGCCCCCGTGGGCGGCGTGGGCCCCGCGACGCTGCTGGGCCAGCAAGTCGTGTTTGACAACGGCGTCGTCGGCGCCGTGGGCATCGAGAAAGTCGAAGGGCCCAAAGACATCCACCTCGACAAGCTGTTCATCGACATCGGAGCGTCCAGTAAGCAGGAGGCCGAAAAGTACGTGCGCGTCGGCTCGTGCGCCGCGTATTTGCGGGACGTCGCCAAAGCGGGTTCGCGCCTTATCGGCAAAGCCATGGACGACCGCGTGGGCTGCGCCGTGGCCATCGAGGCGCTCCACCAGCTCAAGGACGATCCCGGTCCCAACGACGTCTACTTCGTGTTCACCGTCCAAGAGGAAGTCGGCCTGCGCGGGGCCAGGACGTCCGCCTACGCCGTGGAGCCCGACGTCGCCATCGCCGTGGACGTGACGGCCACGGGCGACACGCCCAACGGTCAGCGCCTCAACATGAAGCTGGGCGGCGGCGTGGCGATTAAGGTCAAAGACGGCAGCCTCATCACCCACCGCGGGTTACGGGAGCTCTTGGTGCAGTGCGCTGAAGAAGAAGGCATCCCGTACCAGATGGAAGTGCTGCCTTCCGGCGGCACCGACGCGGGTGCCATTCACGTGACCAGGACCGGCGTTCCGTCGGGCGTGCTCTCCATCCCCACCCGCTACCTGCACACGCCCGCCGAGATGGTGGACCTGGCCGACGTGGCGGCTACGGCCGACCTGTTGACGGCGGCGCTGCGCCGCGAGCTGAACGTCGGCGCGAGCGGTTAA
- a CDS encoding NADP-dependent malic enzyme (NADP-dependent; catalyzes the oxidative decarboxylation of malate to form pyruvate; decarboxylates oxaloacetate), with protein sequence MATLQEQALEYHAKGRPGKLEIRVTKPASTQRDLALAYSPGVAYAVQAVAADPEAAYRYTNKGNLVAVVSNGTAVLGLGNVGALAAKPVMEGKGVLFKRFADIDVYDIEVNTTDPEEFIRIVKALEPTFGGINLEDIKAPECFVIEERLRQEMQIPVFHDDQHGTAIIAGAALLNALELVDKPIDGVKVVINGAGASAIATAKFLMELGVPKAHIWMCDSHGLLTTRREKGMNEYKARFAQDAPEGTLADVMKDADVFIGLSVADVVTPEMLRTMAPRPIIFALANPDPEIRYELAKETRPDAIVATGRSDYPNQVNNVLGFPFIFRGALDVRARAINEAMKVAAARALAELARQPVPDVVLRAYNLPHLSFGPDYIIPKPFDPRALPWVASAVAKAAIESGVARLHIDIDAYRRELVDRFHKGREIRRVILQKASTDPKRVVYAEGEEPRIIRAAAIVQQEGIARPILLGDPEVIRQRARELGIEVPLETVNPAEHPRRDEYIRHLYELRQRRGMTLREAARRALEPNYFGCLMVKHGDADAFVAGLTSHYPDVIRPALHVFSTKPGVSRVAGMYVMALRDKVYFFADATVNIDPTAEELADIAILAADTVRRFGIEPRVAMLSFSNFGSAEHPRSVKVREAVEIVHRRRPALEIDGEMQADTAVWPELADEYSFSRVVGRANVLVFPSLEAANIAYKLLARLGGAEAMGPILMGLNAPVHVLQRGDDVDDIVNITAVAVIDAQEQAAE encoded by the coding sequence ATGGCGACACTGCAGGAACAGGCGCTCGAATACCACGCCAAAGGGCGTCCGGGCAAACTGGAAATTCGCGTGACCAAGCCGGCCTCCACCCAGCGCGATTTGGCGCTTGCGTATTCGCCCGGCGTGGCCTACGCCGTGCAGGCTGTGGCCGCGGACCCGGAGGCGGCCTATCGCTACACCAATAAAGGGAATCTGGTGGCCGTCGTCTCCAACGGCACGGCGGTGCTCGGCCTCGGCAACGTGGGCGCGCTGGCCGCCAAGCCGGTCATGGAAGGCAAAGGCGTGCTGTTTAAGCGCTTCGCCGACATCGACGTGTACGACATCGAAGTGAACACCACCGACCCGGAGGAGTTCATCCGCATCGTCAAGGCCCTGGAGCCCACCTTCGGCGGCATCAACCTCGAGGATATCAAGGCGCCCGAATGCTTCGTCATCGAAGAGCGGCTGCGCCAGGAAATGCAAATTCCCGTCTTCCACGACGACCAGCACGGGACGGCCATCATCGCCGGCGCGGCGCTGCTGAACGCGCTGGAACTGGTGGACAAGCCCATCGACGGCGTTAAGGTCGTCATCAACGGTGCGGGGGCGTCGGCCATCGCTACGGCGAAGTTCCTGATGGAGCTGGGCGTGCCGAAGGCGCACATTTGGATGTGCGACTCGCACGGCTTGCTGACGACTCGCCGCGAGAAGGGGATGAACGAGTACAAGGCGCGGTTTGCGCAGGACGCGCCCGAAGGCACGCTGGCCGACGTCATGAAAGATGCGGACGTCTTCATCGGCTTGTCCGTGGCCGACGTGGTGACGCCGGAAATGCTGCGGACGATGGCGCCGCGGCCCATCATCTTCGCGCTGGCCAATCCGGATCCGGAGATTCGCTACGAGCTGGCCAAGGAAACGCGCCCCGACGCCATCGTCGCCACCGGCCGCTCGGACTATCCGAACCAGGTCAACAACGTGCTGGGCTTCCCCTTCATTTTCCGCGGCGCGCTGGACGTGCGGGCGCGGGCCATCAACGAGGCGATGAAAGTCGCGGCGGCCCGGGCGCTGGCCGAGCTGGCCCGGCAGCCGGTGCCGGACGTCGTGCTGCGCGCCTACAACTTGCCGCACCTGTCCTTCGGCCCCGACTACATCATCCCCAAGCCCTTCGACCCGCGGGCGCTGCCGTGGGTCGCGTCGGCGGTGGCCAAGGCGGCCATCGAGTCGGGCGTGGCGCGGCTGCACATCGACATTGACGCGTATCGCCGCGAACTGGTGGATCGGTTCCACAAGGGCCGGGAAATTCGCCGCGTCATCCTGCAGAAGGCGTCCACGGACCCGAAGCGGGTCGTGTACGCCGAGGGCGAAGAACCCCGCATCATCCGCGCCGCGGCCATCGTGCAGCAGGAAGGCATCGCGCGGCCTATCCTGCTGGGCGATCCGGAGGTCATCCGGCAGCGGGCCCGGGAGCTGGGCATCGAGGTGCCGCTCGAGACCGTCAATCCGGCCGAGCATCCGCGGCGGGACGAGTACATCCGGCACCTGTACGAGCTGCGGCAGCGGCGGGGCATGACGCTGCGGGAGGCGGCCCGCCGGGCGCTGGAGCCCAACTACTTCGGCTGCCTGATGGTAAAGCACGGCGACGCCGACGCGTTTGTGGCGGGCCTCACGTCGCACTATCCCGACGTCATCCGGCCCGCGCTGCACGTGTTCTCCACCAAACCGGGCGTCAGCCGGGTGGCGGGCATGTACGTCATGGCGCTGCGGGACAAGGTCTACTTCTTCGCCGACGCGACCGTCAACATCGACCCGACGGCCGAAGAGCTGGCCGACATCGCCATTTTGGCCGCCGACACCGTGCGGCGCTTTGGCATCGAGCCGCGGGTAGCCATGCTGTCGTTCTCCAACTTCGGCTCGGCGGAGCACCCGCGCTCGGTCAAGGTGCGCGAGGCTGTCGAGATCGTGCACCGTCGCCGGCCGGCGCTGGAGATCGACGGCGAGATGCAAGCGGACACGGCGGTCTGGCCCGAGCTGGCCGACGAGTATTCGTTCTCGCGGGTGGTGGGCCGGGCCAACGTGCTCGTCTTCCCAAGCCTGGAGGCCGCCAACATCGCGTACAAGCTGCTGGCGCGGCTGGGCGGCGCGGAAGCGATGGGACCCATCCTGATGGGGCTGAACGCGCCGGTGCACGTGCTGCAGCGGGGCGACGACGTGGACGACATCGTCAACATAACGGCGGTGGCCGTCATCGACGCGCAGGAGCAGGCGGCGGAGTAA
- a CDS encoding ligase, giving the protein MTALAGWPCETAARRFRLVSVDAQAEGGASELSPVLADAVAAAVGAGWAPPTILIVRPRRHALLGPKDARLPALADGVAVLQAAGFPVYRRNAGGTAVVVDEGCLIFAVAKPCKDFVSVHRNFDEMTRGVRLALQRLGIAAEFGEAPGAFCAGPYDLVAQGRKIAGIAQAIRRGCALVSGVLLVSQDPAAATALLNRFYAAAGGEPRLVAESVTTLAELLGRPVSLAEAEAALRGGFAQSDGWEPGALSADELAAAHELLAERRLG; this is encoded by the coding sequence GTGTCCGTTGATGCGCAGGCGGAGGGGGGCGCGTCCGAACTGAGCCCTGTATTGGCCGACGCCGTCGCGGCGGCAGTCGGCGCCGGCTGGGCGCCGCCGACCATTCTCATCGTGCGGCCGCGCCGGCACGCGCTGCTGGGCCCGAAAGACGCGCGCTTGCCGGCGCTGGCCGACGGCGTGGCCGTCCTGCAGGCGGCGGGCTTTCCCGTGTATCGGCGCAACGCGGGGGGCACCGCTGTCGTCGTCGACGAGGGTTGCCTCATTTTTGCCGTCGCCAAGCCTTGCAAGGATTTCGTCTCCGTTCACCGAAACTTCGACGAAATGACGCGAGGCGTCCGGCTGGCGCTGCAGCGGCTCGGGATCGCCGCGGAGTTCGGGGAAGCGCCCGGCGCGTTTTGCGCGGGTCCCTACGACCTGGTGGCGCAGGGCCGCAAAATCGCCGGCATCGCCCAGGCCATCCGCCGAGGGTGCGCGCTGGTCTCCGGCGTCTTGCTCGTGTCGCAAGATCCGGCAGCCGCCACTGCGCTCCTCAACCGCTTTTACGCGGCCGCCGGCGGCGAGCCGCGCCTTGTGGCCGAAAGCGTCACCACGCTGGCGGAGCTCTTGGGCCGCCCGGTGTCGTTGGCGGAAGCGGAGGCGGCGCTGCGGGGGGGATTTGCGCAGAGCGACGGCTGGGAGCCGGGCGCGCTGAGCGCCGACGAGCTGGCGGCGGCCCACGAGTTGCTGGCGGAAAGGCGCCTCGGCTGA